GGTTtcaatattaaaaaaaaaaaaatacgcaaTTTGCATTTTCTTAATAAAATAATTTCAGTGACACAGATTTAGAATTCTTTCTTTCAATCTACACAAATGATTTATAAAATAGTGATTCTCTATGGTAACATTATAGATAGCAGTATCTACAGCAGACCCAGTACTCTACATTTTGATTTTTAAAATAGGAAGGTTACACAGTACAGCTCAAACAGAAGCACTGTGCTGCTGGCCTAGTAGATATGGCTAGACGTTGGCCTAGTAGAGATGGCTAGACGTTGGCCTAGTAGAGATGGCTAGACGTTGGCCTAGTAGAGATGGCTAGACGTTGGCCTAGTAGAGATGGCTAGACGTTGGCCTAGTAGAGATGGCTAGACGTTGGCCTAGTAGAGATGGCTAGACGTTGGCCTAGTAGAGATGGCTAGACGTTGGCCTAGTAGAGATGGCTAGACGTTGGCCTAGTAGAGATGGCTAGACGTTGGCCTAGTAGAGATGGCTAGACGTTGGCCTAGTAGAGATGGCTAGACGTTGGCCTAGTAGAGATGGCTAGACGTTGGCCTAGTAGAGATGGCTAGACGTTGGCCTAGTAGAGATGGCTAGACGTTGGCCTAGTAGAGATGGCTAGACGTTGGCCTAGTAGAGATGGCTAGACGTTGGCCTAGTAGAGATGGCTAGACGTTGGCCTAGTAGAGATGGCTAGACGTTGGCCTAGTAGAGATGGCTAGACGTTGGCCTAGTAGAGATGGCTAGACGTTGGCCTAGTAGAGATGGCTAGACGTTGGCCTAGTAGAGATGGCTAGACGTTGGCCTAGTAGAGATGGCTAGACGTTGGCCTAGTAGAGATGGCTAGACGTTGGCCTAGTAGAGATGGCTAGACGTTGGCCTAGTAGAGATGGCTAGACGTTGGCCTAGTAGAGATGGCTAGACGTTGGCCTAGTAGAGATGGCTAGACGTTGGCCTAGTAGAGATGGCTAGACGTTGGCCTAGTAGAGATGGCTAGACGTTGGCCTAGTAGAGATGGCTAGACGTTGGCCGAATCGACCCATCAACCCTACACACGTGTGGAGAGTTAATTGGATTTGACAGGTGCAGTCAATATGGTAATAGCTCTCCCTTTGCACTGATAGGCTAGGTGGAAGTGTCATTATATTGCTTATACCAATCAAATCACCTCAGATCTCCACAATGGCGTAGGGTTTAGGGATTGATTTGGGATTGGGCCATAGCCCTCCTGAGtaaacaccacctctctcttatTGCCCAACATGTAAGAAATTAGATCAAACTACTAAAATAATGTTACCAAAATGTTGTTTAACCAATAAGAGAACAGATattaaatactttcccaatgGTCTTTTATATAATCCCATATTGCTGACCATGTCTAATACGGATtcagttccaaatggcaccctattctctatatagtgcactactttagaccagagcccatagggtactacagtatataggggatagggtttgGGACACATATTGCACTTCCAGGTTATAAATATCAAATCACAGTGCTGCTTCAGCACAGCTTTAGTGGGTTTTTCATCTGAAAATAAATAGAAAATCATAAAAAGAAAtacattaaaataataataataatatatagataAAAGTTATAGGTGTTTTGAATACCATTTTTGGTTTCTCAAGAGTATTCATTAATACCCAGCTGTACTATTCTTAGTTTCGGAGGTTGACATTTAGCGATATATAAAACCCAACAcgtgttatttcagagttttgatgtcttcactattattctacaaagtagaaaatgaCTTATTTTAAATCTCACTTTTATGAAATGTTAGCTGCCATTTCATATAGCGATAATTACCAAGTGAAATGTTAGCTGCCATTTCATATAGCGATAATTACCAAGTGAAACGTTAGCTGCCATTTCATATAGCGATAATTACCAAGTGAAACGTTAGCTGCCATTTCATAGCGATAATTACCAAGTGAAACGTTAGCTGCCATTTCATATAGCGATAATTACCAAGTGAAACGTTAGCTGCCATTTCATAGCGATAATTACCAAGTGAAACGTTAGCTGCCATTTCATATAGCGATAATTACCAACTGCTTTGCTAACATTTGGAAGGCAAGAGAGAAATCACAGCTTCTTCCAACAGAAGTCTGTTTACACTGACCCCCATCCCCCCTAATTCCCTACATAGTCCAGAAAACAGTTGGCGGTTCAGGTCCCGATAGTTAATCCCTGACGGCTTCTTCCAACAGCTGATTGTCTGTGAACGTTGCAGGGGGTTCTGGGTCAGATtctgacagaccaatcagagACTCCAGGGGGCAGGTCCCGGGGTCGCTGGCCTGTGATTGGCTGCTGGGGTAACTAGGCAACTGGAAGTGAAAGAAGGTGTCCATGTGTTGGTACTCTGTTAGGGAGTTGTAGAGGGAGGAAGGACCCAGACAGAAACCATCAAAGAACTCCAGGTCAGACTCTGAGGACAGGCTAAGGTCCATGTAGCTGGCAGCGGTGCCGTCTACTGAGGGAGATGGGGTGTTGGGGCAGTCTACGGAGGGGGATGGGGCGTTGGGGCAGTCTACGGAGGGGGATGGGGCGTTGGGGAAGTCTACGGAGGGGGATTGGGCGTTGGGGAAGTCTACGGAGGGGGATTGGGCGTTGGGGAAGTCTACGGAGGGGGATTGGGCGTTGGGGAAGTCTACGGAGGGGGATTGGGCGTTGGGGAAGTCTACGGAGGGGGATTGGGCGTTGGGGAAGTCTACGGAGGGGGATTGGGCGTTGGGGAAGTCTACGGAGGGGGATTGGGCGTTGGGGAAGTCTACGGAGGGGGATTGGGCGTTGGGGAAGTCTACGGAGGGGGATGGGGGGTTAGAGATACTGCAGCTGCTGTGGTGGTGGAACAGACCGTTGCCTTGGTTAGCGTTATCATCTAACAGTTGTGATATGGCCATGGCCCGGTTGTCTGTGTGCACCTCTAGATTGTCATTCTCCTCTGGGAAGTCTGCCGTGCTAAACCCTGCCAACATCCAGGCTGTTGACGTCATGGACGACGCCTGCTTCTGCTGCTGTAGCCATTGCTTGGGGCAACAGCGGTTGTCATTAACAACGTAGTGATTTACGTTATAGTCGTTGTCGCTGAGTACGCGGCGCTGTCCGTTTTCATCCACATCGTCCTCCCGGCCTAAACCCGCCCCTTCCTCTGAGTCCTCACTCCCCCCCGAGGAGACAGAGGAGTCTGTCATGTCGCTGCTACAGCTGTTCTCCCCGACCGCCGCCAGCTCTGAGCTGAAGTAGAAGGAGGGGCCATCTGGGATGGAGGGGAGGTCGGACAGGGGGTTGTGGGCTGGGGCGGTCTCTTCCTCTGGTCCAGAcgtctcctccagtctcttctccagcTCTAGCTTCATGATGGTGTGGATGTAGTGGGTCTGAACCCGGCTGGAGTTGAACTCTATACGCCCTTCCCGGTTACAGCAGCCATCCTTAGTGCAGCCGCAGGGAAATGACGAGTGGTCCATCTGGGGAGAGAAGAGGACGTTCAAAATCAGGTTCTGCTTTGTCCCTGAGGGATCAGAATATTGTAGTACAGTGGACAACTAACCACTGCTCATACTGTTAGGAATATAAAGTATTTACAGTTAACATTGAAGTTGAAGAAATGATATGTGAGTGTCTTACCTGACACTTGATGCCTGCCAGGCTGCAGGCGCAGGTCTCTGGCTCACAGAAGCCCTGACAGTCACAGCCACAGTCCTCCCTGGACACTCTCAGCTGCTGGagcttcctcttctcctccttatCGATCTTCACCCCCGCAGCCTTCAGCAGGGCTTGTCTCCTCTTGGAGGGGTAGGGGTGGAGGAAGGAGTCGTCGTCTAGGTTACAGCTGCTAATGTCCATCTCGTCCTCAGGGATGTCTTCGATGGTGAGGCGGTCAGCCTCCTCTGACTCCACTGTGCCTCCCTTAGTCAgctgggagggagagacggggggGAGAGACGGGGGGGTTAGGATAATTGTGATGCATGTGTGTGGGTTTTCTCTAGAAAAGAGAGCTAGAATACCCCTTGTTATAGAACTCAAACCtttacactacaatacactaccaGGAATATATCCTTTACACTACCAGGAATAAAACCTTCCACCAGCAGACACTGCTGCATATTAGCTTCATTTCTAGCTAACACATatgagacctgtgtgtgtgtgtgtgtgtgtgtgtgtgtgtcccagggcTCACTTTCTGTTTCAGAGCGTCTAGTTTCTCCTCTCGGAGGCGGTTGAGGAGTTTCTCCCGACGAAGGATGTGTTGCTCCACAGCGTACTCTTCCATGGTGTACCTGCGGAGGGCGCTGTGGCGCTGCATCATGCCCAGGGAACAGCCCCCTCTACTGGGCACGCTGCTGAAGCCCTGGCACCGCGGGAAGAGAAACACTGTCACCGTGTCAAAGGTCACGTTGCCCCGCCCTAGCCGTTCACGCTTAGCCTTCTTCGGGATGGActtggctagagagagagagagagttggtgttATCACTGGTCATTACTTAATAAGAGCTTTCAAGAACAAGAGACATTAAGGGAATTGCAGTTTGTCAAAGTAACTGCACTGCCTTCTACTGCCACTAGATGGTAGCATAAATCAGATAAGACACTTTAGTCATAAGCCTTCCACTTAGTCGACAGATATTTAGgagacctcatgagctgtcctaaccagttaagagttagaggggggagggtgagctggggggggggggggggggggtgaagaggggcgggggggggggggggtgaagaggGGCGGAGGGAGGGTATAGGGTGCCCTTAGACAAGGGCCCGTTAGTAATcattcactgttagtctacacctgttgtttacaaagaaTGTGATAAATGAAATGTGATTGGATTAAAGACCAAAAGTGAGAAGGAGAGAACCAGAAAGGACCCAGGACAGGGGGAGATGTCTAACCCTAGTATGAGGACCTGTGGCTGGGCCTCAACCTGTCctcacctaaccctgacccctgacccagCAGGAAATAGGAGATGGTGCTGCCGTCTGTAGCCACCACAGAGCAGAtcaccctattggccctggtctaaaggcaccctattggccctggtctaaaggcaccctattggccctggtctaaaggcaccctattggccctggtctaaaggcaccctattggccctggtctaaaggcaccctattggccctggtctaaaggcaccctattggccctggtctaaaggcaccccattggccctggtctaaaggcaccccattggccctggtctaaaagcaccctattggccctggtctaaaagcaccctattggccctggtctaaaagcaccctattggccctggtctaattgcaccctattggccctggtctaattgcaccctattggcc
The window above is part of the Salvelinus namaycush isolate Seneca chromosome 7, SaNama_1.0, whole genome shotgun sequence genome. Proteins encoded here:
- the LOC120050901 gene encoding cysteine/serine-rich nuclear protein 1-like, with translation MLARAMSGLLKRKFEEVYDEDQCYSSSSSPSSSAYSGWDSEGESCYSDTLDSTPSNPGSPDTHCNTKSIPKKAKRERLGRGNVTFDTVTVFLFPRCQGFSSVPSRGGCSLGMMQRHSALRRYTMEEYAVEQHILRREKLLNRLREEKLDALKQKLTKGGTVESEEADRLTIEDIPEDEMDISSCNLDDDSFLHPYPSKRRQALLKAAGVKIDKEEKRKLQQLRVSREDCGCDCQGFCEPETCACSLAGIKCQMDHSSFPCGCTKDGCCNREGRIEFNSSRVQTHYIHTIMKLELEKRLEETSGPEEETAPAHNPLSDLPSIPDGPSFYFSSELAAVGENSCSSDMTDSSVSSGGSEDSEEGAGLGREDDVDENGQRRVLSDNDYNVNHYVVNDNRCCPKQWLQQQKQASSMTSTAWMLAGFSTADFPEENDNLEVHTDNRAMAISQLLDDNANQGNGLFHHHSSCSISNPPSPSVDFPNAQSPSVDFPNAQSPSVDFPNAQSPSVDFPNAQSPSVDFPNAQSPSVDFPNAQSPSVDFPNAQSPSVDFPNAQSPSVDFPNAPSPSVDCPNAPSPSVDCPNTPSPSVDGTAASYMDLSLSSESDLEFFDGFCLGPSSLYNSLTEYQHMDTFFHFQLPSYPSSQSQASDPGTCPLESLIGLSESDPEPPATFTDNQLLEEAVRD